In Bacteroidales bacterium, the following are encoded in one genomic region:
- a CDS encoding PDDEXK nuclease domain-containing protein: MKPTKNKYNELLDSIGLTIELARENAIKAVNVELVKANWEIGRHIVEFEQHGHERAEYGSDLLARLSKDLRFRYGKGFGRRNVLDMRRFYLAYPKWQTVSAKLSWSHYIELIGISDELARKFYEKQCILENWSKRELERQIDSSLFERLVLSKDKKGVLKLSETKSISKASINIIKDPYVLDFLKIPQSITVTEKQLEQKIIDNLELFLLELGKGFAFVGRQYKISLRNKHFYIDLVFYHRILKCFVLIDLKTRPVKHNDIGQMNLYLNYFKVEENIEGDNEPIGIILSADKDDVLVEYAMGSISNKIFVSKYQLYLPDKKILQMKMKELLANN; encoded by the coding sequence ATGAAGCCTACCAAAAATAAATATAACGAACTTCTGGATAGCATTGGTCTTACTATTGAACTAGCAAGAGAAAATGCAATTAAAGCAGTTAATGTTGAATTGGTTAAAGCAAATTGGGAAATTGGCAGACACATAGTAGAATTTGAGCAACACGGTCATGAACGTGCTGAGTACGGAAGCGACTTGTTAGCAAGGCTTTCAAAAGATTTACGTTTTCGTTATGGTAAAGGATTTGGCAGACGGAACGTATTAGATATGCGAAGATTTTATTTGGCTTACCCAAAATGGCAAACAGTGTCTGCCAAATTAAGCTGGAGCCATTATATTGAATTGATTGGAATTTCGGATGAATTAGCAAGAAAATTTTATGAGAAACAATGTATTCTTGAAAATTGGTCGAAAAGAGAATTAGAAAGGCAAATAGATTCATCATTATTTGAACGATTGGTATTAAGCAAAGACAAAAAAGGCGTTTTAAAATTATCAGAAACCAAATCCATTTCTAAAGCCTCAATCAATATAATAAAAGACCCTTATGTTCTTGATTTTCTAAAAATACCACAGAGCATTACTGTTACTGAAAAACAATTAGAGCAGAAAATTATCGACAATCTTGAATTGTTTTTACTTGAACTCGGTAAAGGTTTTGCTTTTGTTGGAAGGCAATATAAAATTTCATTACGCAATAAACATTTTTATATTGACCTTGTATTTTATCACAGAATACTAAAATGTTTTGTGTTGATTGACCTTAAAACACGACCGGTCAAACACAATGATATTGGACAAATGAACTTATATCTGAATTATTTTAAAGTAGAAGAAAACATAGAAGGAGATAACGAACCCATTGGAATTATCTTATCGGCAGACAAAGACGATGTTTTAGTTGAGTATGCAATGGGTAGTATTTCCAATAAAATATTTGTTTCAAAATATCAATTGTATTTACCTGATAAAAAAATTCTTCAAATGAAAATGAAAGAATTATTAGCGAATAATTAA
- a CDS encoding acetate--CoA ligase family protein codes for MITEQLINPKNIVVVGGSNTISKPGGKVLFNLKDGHFKGEILVVNPKEPEVQGLKAFADVKDLPKVDLAIIAIAAKYCVETVEILAKQKNTKAFIILSAGFSEENEEGAKIEKKIVEIINSVNGSLIGPNCIGFLNSNYSGVFTLPIPRLDPLGCDFISGSGATAVFIMESGMPKGLTFSSVYSVGNSAQMGVEEVLKYMDESFDPGKSSKVKILYVENIKKPDMLLKHASSLIRKGCRIAAIKSGSSDAGSRAASSHTGALASPDVAVDALFRKAGIVRCYSRDELTTVASIFMHKELKGKNIAIVTHAGGPAVMLTDALSNGGLDVPHIDGPKAKELLENLFPGSSVANPIDFLATGTAEQLGKIIDACENDFENIDAMVVIFGSPGLFDVYDVYRLLDEKMKTCKKPIFPVLPSIINAEKEIEDFLSRGRINFPEEGALGNALSRIFHTPKPAPEKIELPEIDKEKIRKIIDGAANGYLSPDGVQSLLDAAGIPRAGEAVVKTKEDAVKSAEKLGYPVVMKVVGPVHKSDVGGVVLNVKDAITVGKEFERMIKIKDTTAILIQPMLSGIELFAGAKKEEKFGHMVLCGLGGIFIEVLKDVNSGLAPLTNDEATKMIRSLKSYGIIKGARGQEGVNEEIFADIVVRLAALVTVAPEIFEMDLNPLLGKKDKVVAVDARIRIEK; via the coding sequence ATGATTACTGAGCAATTAATTAATCCTAAAAACATAGTGGTAGTAGGTGGCTCAAATACTATAAGCAAACCGGGTGGTAAAGTTTTATTCAATTTAAAAGACGGACATTTTAAAGGTGAAATACTTGTTGTTAACCCAAAAGAACCGGAAGTGCAGGGTTTGAAAGCTTTTGCCGATGTAAAAGATTTACCCAAGGTTGATCTTGCCATAATCGCTATTGCCGCAAAATATTGTGTTGAGACTGTTGAAATACTTGCAAAACAAAAAAACACAAAAGCATTTATCATTTTATCAGCAGGCTTCAGCGAAGAAAATGAAGAAGGCGCTAAGATCGAGAAAAAAATAGTTGAGATTATCAATTCTGTTAATGGTTCTTTGATTGGCCCTAACTGTATAGGTTTCCTGAACTCTAATTACAGCGGTGTATTTACATTACCCATTCCCCGGCTTGATCCGCTGGGTTGTGATTTCATTTCAGGTTCTGGTGCGACTGCCGTATTCATTATGGAATCGGGCATGCCAAAAGGATTAACATTTTCAAGTGTTTATTCTGTTGGGAACTCGGCTCAAATGGGAGTTGAAGAAGTATTGAAATATATGGACGAAAGCTTCGACCCGGGTAAAAGTTCGAAAGTAAAAATTCTTTATGTAGAAAATATCAAGAAACCGGATATGTTGCTGAAACATGCGTCGTCATTGATTCGCAAAGGTTGCCGTATTGCTGCTATCAAATCGGGTTCTTCCGATGCAGGCAGTCGTGCTGCTTCTTCACACACCGGTGCACTTGCTTCGCCCGATGTGGCTGTTGATGCATTGTTCCGCAAAGCAGGAATTGTAAGGTGCTACAGTCGGGATGAACTCACTACGGTTGCATCTATTTTCATGCACAAAGAATTAAAAGGAAAAAATATTGCAATTGTAACTCATGCCGGTGGTCCGGCCGTAATGCTTACAGATGCCTTGTCAAATGGCGGACTTGATGTTCCTCATATTGACGGGCCAAAAGCAAAAGAATTATTGGAAAATCTTTTTCCCGGTTCATCCGTTGCTAATCCTATTGATTTTCTTGCAACAGGCACAGCCGAGCAATTAGGAAAAATTATTGATGCATGTGAAAATGATTTTGAAAACATCGATGCAATGGTTGTTATTTTCGGAAGCCCTGGTTTATTTGATGTTTACGACGTTTACCGCTTACTCGATGAAAAAATGAAAACTTGCAAAAAGCCTATCTTCCCTGTTCTTCCTTCAATTATCAATGCAGAAAAAGAAATAGAAGATTTCCTTTCAAGAGGAAGAATCAACTTCCCTGAAGAAGGTGCACTCGGAAATGCATTATCAAGAATATTTCATACGCCAAAACCTGCTCCTGAAAAAATTGAATTACCTGAAATTGATAAAGAAAAAATCCGCAAGATCATTGATGGCGCTGCAAACGGCTACCTGTCACCCGATGGAGTTCAGTCGTTACTTGATGCGGCAGGAATTCCAAGAGCCGGTGAAGCTGTTGTAAAAACAAAAGAAGATGCTGTAAAATCAGCCGAAAAATTAGGTTACCCAGTTGTAATGAAAGTGGTAGGACCGGTTCATAAATCGGATGTTGGCGGTGTTGTTCTAAATGTAAAAGATGCAATCACAGTTGGAAAAGAATTTGAAAGAATGATAAAAATAAAAGATACGACTGCTATTCTTATCCAGCCAATGCTTTCGGGAATTGAATTATTTGCCGGAGCAAAGAAAGAAGAAAAATTCGGACACATGGTGCTTTGCGGACTTGGCGGAATATTCATAGAAGTCTTGAAAGACGTGAATTCCGGGCTTGCTCCATTGACAAATGATGAAGCAACAAAAATGATTCGCTCATTGAAAAGCTACGGTATTATTAAAGGTGCAAGAGGTCAGGAAGGCGTGAATGAAGAAATTTTTGCCGACATCGTTGTAAGATTAGCAGCCCTTGTAACTGTTGCTCCCGAAATTTTTGAAATGGATTTGAATCCGCTGTTAGGCAAGAAAGATAAGGTAGTTGCAGTGGACGCAAGAATAAGAATTGAAAAATAA
- a CDS encoding M64 family metallopeptidase — translation MKTRLTLFVILLFFSFRSFAQFDNYFENKTLRIDYFHSGNDSTEYYAMDELREESLWGGSKTNLIDTFNYGNYKFVAYDKASDKIIFTKHFSSLFAEWSTTYEAKITSKAFSETVTMPYPKATIKTEFYSRNKKNIWVKKFEYTIDPSNYFISHEKKNRSSSFKIVYNGESSKKIDIVIIPDGYTREEMDKFKKDCERFSEFILNASPYKENKEKFNFWGVEAWSFDSGPDIPGENIWKNTAVSTSFYTFDSERYLMTYENKTLHDIAANTPYDQIFILVNTNKYGGGGIYNFYSTCSSDNLASNYVCIHEFGHEFAGLGDEYYTSEVATQGLYPLDVEPWEPNLTTLISFDKKWKNMVSKETPVPTPNNEKYKDVVGVFEGGGYESKGVYRPMFDCSMKSISYDNFCPVCRKAIQNMIDFYTK, via the coding sequence ATGAAAACAAGGCTTACCCTATTTGTTATACTTTTATTTTTTTCTTTCAGATCGTTTGCGCAATTCGATAATTATTTTGAAAATAAAACGTTGCGTATTGATTATTTCCATTCAGGCAACGACTCTACAGAATACTATGCCATGGACGAGTTGCGTGAAGAATCCTTATGGGGCGGTTCCAAAACAAACCTTATTGATACTTTTAATTATGGCAATTATAAATTTGTAGCATATGATAAAGCTTCAGATAAAATAATTTTCACGAAACATTTCTCATCATTATTTGCCGAGTGGTCTACCACTTATGAAGCAAAGATTACTTCTAAAGCTTTTTCGGAAACCGTTACTATGCCTTATCCTAAGGCAACAATTAAAACAGAATTTTATAGTCGGAATAAAAAGAATATATGGGTAAAAAAATTCGAATATACCATCGATCCTTCTAATTATTTTATTTCACATGAAAAGAAAAACAGAAGCAGCAGTTTTAAAATAGTTTATAATGGAGAATCGTCCAAAAAGATTGATATTGTTATTATACCAGATGGATATACCCGCGAAGAAATGGATAAATTCAAAAAAGATTGCGAACGATTTTCGGAATTTATTTTGAATGCATCGCCGTATAAAGAAAATAAGGAAAAATTTAATTTTTGGGGTGTTGAAGCGTGGTCGTTCGATTCGGGACCTGATATTCCCGGCGAAAATATCTGGAAGAATACGGCTGTAAGTACCAGCTTTTATACTTTCGATTCGGAACGCTATCTTATGACCTACGAGAATAAAACACTCCATGATATTGCTGCAAATACGCCATACGACCAGATTTTCATTCTTGTTAATACCAATAAATATGGAGGTGGCGGTATTTATAACTTTTACTCCACTTGTTCTTCTGATAATTTAGCTTCAAATTATGTATGCATTCATGAATTCGGTCATGAATTCGCCGGGCTTGGTGATGAATATTATACATCCGAAGTAGCAACGCAGGGACTGTATCCTTTAGATGTTGAACCATGGGAGCCTAATTTAACTACATTGATAAGTTTTGATAAAAAATGGAAGAACATGGTTTCAAAAGAAACACCTGTTCCTACACCAAATAATGAAAAATATAAAGATGTTGTAGGTGTTTTTGAAGGCGGTGGTTATGAATCAAAAGGTGTGTACCGCCCAATGTTCGATTGTTCAATGAAATCAATTTCGTATGATAATTTCTGCCCTGTTTGTAGAAAAGCAATACAGAATATGATTGATTTTTATACGAAATAA
- a CDS encoding 2-oxoacid:acceptor oxidoreductase family protein, translating into MSRFNEIVESKAGSKFILQGNEAFALGVVHAGYHAADGYPGTPSTEVIDKSLKYVQDKITVGWSVSEAVAMGVGVGHSMAGSDVVVTMKIPGVFQAGDVISTAAFYTAEIGALVIYAATDYVPSSTQHVIDARYFFSSSHIPIIEPRNHQDLYEAAFVAADMSRKFRTPVVILASGILAHSEGLVITREARKIAQRELPENLHDWMTLPVIVRQNYNKVVQVRIPQLTEWVEKSDLINEENGSEDWGIILSGESDIIVREALNNIHKKPSILSLGMTYPFPKERVKKFADKIKGKIFVFEDGDRYLETQLKILSIPIVSKEDNSIITDWTPQLVIEHLSKHIKVDFKIQSKTVDIKPLMRPPSICPGCPYKAFALSVDKLKKKKKIFTAFGDIGCSTLLYFLNALDTVCCMGASDSTRQGFVLSRPEYAAKTISIVGDSCECHSGLDATRNAIFRNTAGVKVILDNTVTAMTGGQYAPTSKTNIAGVKNIFNLKRAVEAEGGRIAVVNSYNLEEVEKALTEALAEAEKGTFTTLILEGVCIQEIESKNKIRKISRDYDKCKKCFRCNICPGVEFDDDKTPHFTNLCTFCGGSTPICMQRCPFGAIIYDDNATGKATQPKFDKVSEIKIPENINYDLPESLRLAIRGIGGQGNLFFGKVLSEVILRTPYSKSNIVKGDTHGMAQLGGPVISTFSCGKVYSPILAMASVDVLIVMEISEVLRPEFLDLLKPNGTIVFNNFRALPVNTKKEDYPDVNKIYDALKEYKIIKIDANKIAYELGDTAGKTANVVVLGLLSTIEPFNKIPVEIWLNALMSISPNDFIKAANKLSFEAGRKVGSKQ; encoded by the coding sequence ATGTCAAGATTTAACGAAATAGTAGAATCAAAAGCCGGAAGTAAATTTATTTTACAAGGCAATGAAGCTTTTGCACTGGGTGTGGTTCATGCAGGTTATCATGCCGCTGATGGTTATCCCGGAACTCCAAGTACGGAAGTAATTGATAAATCATTAAAATATGTACAAGATAAAATAACTGTTGGCTGGTCGGTTAGCGAAGCTGTTGCAATGGGCGTTGGAGTAGGTCATTCCATGGCAGGCTCTGATGTAGTTGTTACCATGAAGATACCCGGAGTATTCCAGGCAGGCGATGTAATAAGCACTGCTGCTTTTTATACTGCCGAAATTGGTGCGCTGGTAATTTATGCCGCTACCGATTATGTTCCTTCCAGTACGCAACATGTGATAGATGCAAGATATTTTTTCAGCTCATCGCATATTCCAATAATTGAACCCCGCAATCACCAGGATTTATATGAAGCAGCATTTGTAGCTGCCGATATGAGCAGGAAGTTTCGAACACCTGTTGTTATTCTTGCATCAGGAATACTGGCACATTCAGAAGGATTAGTAATTACTAGAGAAGCAAGAAAAATTGCTCAGCGTGAATTACCCGAGAATCTCCATGATTGGATGACGCTTCCGGTTATTGTTCGCCAGAATTATAACAAAGTTGTACAAGTACGTATTCCCCAGCTCACAGAATGGGTTGAAAAATCAGACTTAATCAATGAAGAAAACGGCAGCGAAGATTGGGGAATTATCCTGAGCGGCGAAAGCGATATCATTGTACGAGAAGCATTAAATAATATTCATAAAAAACCATCCATTCTTTCACTAGGAATGACTTATCCTTTTCCAAAAGAAAGAGTAAAAAAATTCGCTGACAAGATCAAAGGAAAAATATTTGTCTTTGAAGATGGCGACAGATACCTTGAAACACAATTAAAAATATTATCTATTCCTATTGTTAGTAAAGAAGACAACAGCATTATCACCGACTGGACACCTCAATTAGTGATAGAACATTTATCCAAACATATCAAAGTAGATTTTAAAATTCAAAGTAAAACTGTTGATATAAAACCATTGATGCGGCCTCCATCAATCTGCCCGGGATGCCCATACAAAGCATTTGCATTAAGTGTTGACAAATTAAAAAAGAAGAAAAAGATTTTTACTGCATTTGGAGATATAGGTTGTTCCACTCTATTATATTTCCTTAATGCTCTTGATACTGTTTGCTGCATGGGTGCTTCTGATTCTACACGCCAGGGATTTGTTTTATCACGTCCTGAATATGCGGCTAAAACCATAAGTATAGTTGGTGATTCCTGCGAATGCCATAGCGGACTTGATGCCACACGAAATGCTATTTTCAGGAATACCGCCGGAGTAAAAGTAATTCTTGATAACACCGTAACAGCCATGACTGGCGGGCAATATGCACCTACCAGTAAAACAAATATTGCAGGTGTAAAAAATATTTTTAACCTGAAACGTGCTGTTGAAGCGGAAGGAGGAAGAATAGCAGTTGTGAATTCATATAACCTTGAAGAAGTTGAAAAAGCTTTAACCGAAGCTTTGGCTGAAGCAGAAAAAGGAACATTCACAACGCTAATCCTTGAAGGAGTTTGCATCCAGGAAATTGAAAGTAAAAATAAAATACGTAAAATAAGCAGGGATTACGACAAGTGTAAAAAATGTTTCCGTTGTAATATTTGTCCGGGTGTTGAATTTGATGACGACAAAACACCGCATTTCACAAACCTTTGCACTTTCTGCGGAGGCAGCACTCCTATATGTATGCAGCGCTGTCCGTTTGGCGCAATCATTTATGATGATAACGCTACGGGAAAAGCTACTCAGCCTAAATTTGATAAAGTAAGCGAAATAAAAATCCCGGAAAACATAAACTACGATTTACCCGAATCGCTGCGCCTTGCTATTCGCGGGATTGGCGGACAGGGAAATTTATTTTTTGGAAAAGTATTATCGGAAGTTATCTTAAGAACACCTTATTCCAAATCGAATATTGTAAAAGGCGATACTCATGGAATGGCACAATTAGGCGGACCGGTTATTTCAACATTTAGTTGCGGGAAAGTGTATTCTCCAATACTGGCGATGGCTTCAGTGGATGTTCTAATCGTTATGGAAATCAGCGAAGTGTTGCGGCCTGAATTCCTCGACCTTCTGAAGCCTAATGGTACCATAGTTTTCAATAATTTTCGTGCACTTCCTGTTAATACTAAAAAAGAAGATTATCCTGATGTAAATAAAATTTATGATGCACTGAAAGAATATAAAATCATAAAAATCGATGCAAACAAAATAGCTTACGAACTTGGCGACACTGCCGGAAAAACAGCAAATGTCGTGGTTCTTGGCTTATTGTCAACCATTGAACCTTTCAATAAAATCCCTGTTGAAATATGGTTAAATGCATTGATGTCGATTTCGCCAAATGATTTTATAAAAGCTGCAAATAAATTATCGTTCGAAGCTGGAAGAAAAGTTGGCAGTAAGCAATAA